One Xylanibacillus composti genomic region harbors:
- a CDS encoding stage V sporulation protein AA, which produces MSVTEKATIHLRLHRRVTHLSDQPVRLGDVASLFAPPELESKLREAIVYRHNPADGHIVMVEMLDVLHAVERIAPKAAVEVYGEPQAIVELRERKGSPNVILVAFVLLLLFLGSGLAIMNFHADVNMLEVQRKIYQFITGREDEHPYLLQIPYSLGLAAGMMIFFNRLFKKRFNEEPTPLELEMYLYEQNINQYIVTEEYRKKRETEGG; this is translated from the coding sequence ATGTCCGTTACAGAGAAGGCGACGATCCATTTGCGGCTGCACCGCCGCGTTACTCATCTCTCTGACCAGCCTGTACGGCTTGGCGATGTGGCATCACTGTTCGCGCCGCCCGAGCTGGAGAGCAAGCTGAGGGAAGCGATCGTGTACCGCCATAACCCGGCAGACGGTCATATTGTCATGGTGGAAATGCTGGATGTGCTTCACGCAGTAGAGCGAATTGCGCCGAAGGCTGCTGTGGAGGTATATGGGGAGCCGCAAGCAATCGTAGAGCTAAGAGAACGGAAGGGGAGTCCCAATGTCATCCTCGTTGCTTTCGTTCTGCTCCTGTTGTTCCTCGGTTCCGGCCTGGCGATCATGAACTTTCATGCGGATGTCAACATGCTGGAGGTACAGCGCAAAATTTATCAGTTCATTACAGGCAGAGAGGACGAACACCCGTATTTGCTGCAAATTCCATATTCACTGGGGCTTGCGGCGGGCATGATGATTTTTTTTAACAGGCTGTTCAAGAAGCGCTTTAACGAAGAGCCGACTCCGCTTGAGTTGGAGATGTATTTATACGAGCAAAATATCAACCAATATATCGTAACGGAGGAATATCGGAAAAAGCGGGAGACAGAAGGAGGGTGA
- a CDS encoding bifunctional 3,4-dihydroxy-2-butanone-4-phosphate synthase/GTP cyclohydrolase II: MGEEIKLDKIEDAIYDLMLGKVIIVVDDEDRENEGDFIALAEKATPEVINFMIREGRGLVCAPITEERAAELELPPMVKQNTDYHGTAFTVSVDHVSTTTGISAHERSQTIKALIRPDTQPVDFRRPGHIFPLIAKKGGVLRRAGHTEAAVDLARMCGSYPAAVICEVIKEDGSMARLPDLKELADKHQLKMISIRDLIAYRNRTEKLVNREVQVKMPTDFGQFEAIAYSNLVDDKEHVALVKGKIDGNQPVLVRVHSECLTGDVFHSHRCDCGPQLAAALKQIHEAGSGVLLYMRQEGRGIGLLNKLKAYKLQEQGLDTVDANIKLGFAPDLRDYGIGAQILKDLGIRQIRLLTNNPRKIRGLEGYGLEVVERVPIQMEENEDNTRYLHTKQAKLGHMLTFQDS, encoded by the coding sequence ATGGGAGAAGAAATCAAGCTGGACAAGATCGAGGATGCGATTTATGACCTGATGCTGGGCAAGGTAATCATTGTTGTCGACGACGAGGACAGAGAAAATGAGGGCGACTTTATTGCCTTGGCAGAGAAAGCAACGCCGGAGGTTATCAATTTCATGATCCGGGAAGGCCGCGGATTGGTGTGCGCCCCGATTACGGAAGAGCGTGCAGCGGAGCTGGAACTGCCTCCGATGGTGAAGCAAAATACAGATTACCACGGGACGGCTTTTACCGTTTCGGTGGATCACGTTTCCACGACAACCGGCATATCGGCACACGAACGCTCCCAAACAATCAAAGCGCTCATACGTCCCGATACGCAACCCGTGGATTTCCGGAGACCCGGGCACATCTTCCCGCTAATCGCCAAGAAGGGCGGTGTGCTGCGGCGCGCCGGCCACACGGAGGCGGCCGTCGATCTCGCCCGCATGTGCGGCTCTTATCCGGCAGCTGTAATCTGCGAGGTCATTAAGGAAGACGGCTCCATGGCAAGGCTTCCGGATTTGAAGGAGCTTGCGGATAAGCACCAACTGAAGATGATTTCCATTCGCGATCTGATTGCATACCGCAATCGCACGGAAAAGCTTGTGAATCGCGAGGTCCAAGTAAAAATGCCGACTGATTTCGGCCAATTCGAAGCGATTGCGTATTCCAATCTCGTCGATGACAAGGAGCACGTGGCGTTGGTCAAAGGGAAAATTGACGGCAACCAGCCCGTTCTCGTTCGCGTGCACTCCGAATGCTTGACCGGCGATGTGTTCCACTCTCACCGTTGCGATTGCGGTCCGCAGCTCGCTGCCGCTCTGAAGCAGATCCACGAAGCCGGATCGGGCGTCCTGCTGTACATGCGCCAGGAGGGGCGCGGCATAGGTCTGCTAAACAAATTGAAGGCATATAAGCTGCAGGAGCAGGGATTGGACACAGTGGACGCGAATATTAAATTAGGGTTCGCGCCCGATCTTCGCGATTACGGCATTGGCGCGCAAATTTTGAAAGATTTGGGCATCCGCCAAATTCGGCTGTTGACGAACAATCCGAGGAAAATCCGCGGCTTGGAAGGCTATGGGCTGGAGGTCGTCGAGCGGGTGCCGATTCAAATGGAAGAAAATGAGGATAATACGCGCTATCTGCACACGAAGCAGGCGAAGCTTGGACATATGCTGACGTTTCAGGATTCCTGA
- the ribD gene encoding bifunctional diaminohydroxyphosphoribosylaminopyrimidine deaminase/5-amino-6-(5-phosphoribosylamino)uracil reductase RibD codes for MRLALQMAEAAVGQTEINPNVGCVVVKEGRIVGLGAHLQRGMAHAEVHALNMAGEQARDATVYVTLEPCSHHGRTPPCADRLIRERVARVVVAATDPNPQVAGRGIARLREHGIAVTTGVLEHEARRLIEPFAKYMSTGRPYVTLKTASTLDGKIASATGDSKWITGESARAFVHTLRHRHHAIMAGIGTVLEDDPQLNTRLPVPGLHPVRIIVDSQLRLPPSSRVVQDRSARTVVLASDQAPAEKQAELERLGVEVLRCGEGPRVDLAKAMDALGRMEIGSILLEGGGRLNGSMLEQQLIDYIYLFFAPKLIGGNGPGSFDFSGFARMHDAIRLEQLTCTAFGTDFCISGKPIYGNL; via the coding sequence ATGCGGTTGGCATTGCAAATGGCAGAGGCGGCTGTGGGCCAGACCGAGATTAATCCGAATGTTGGCTGCGTAGTGGTGAAAGAAGGGCGGATCGTTGGACTTGGCGCCCATCTCCAACGCGGCATGGCCCATGCGGAAGTGCATGCGCTGAACATGGCCGGGGAGCAGGCGCGTGACGCAACCGTGTACGTGACGCTTGAACCTTGCAGCCACCATGGGCGCACGCCGCCCTGCGCGGATCGCTTGATCCGGGAACGTGTCGCTCGCGTGGTCGTTGCTGCGACAGACCCGAATCCCCAGGTTGCAGGCAGAGGTATTGCCCGTCTGCGCGAGCATGGCATCGCCGTGACAACCGGGGTGCTGGAGCATGAAGCCCGCCGGCTGATCGAGCCTTTCGCCAAGTATATGTCGACCGGAAGGCCTTATGTGACCTTGAAGACGGCTTCCACCTTGGATGGCAAGATCGCCTCCGCGACCGGCGACAGCAAATGGATCACGGGCGAGTCAGCCCGCGCTTTCGTCCATACGTTGCGTCACCGCCATCATGCAATCATGGCCGGAATCGGGACGGTGCTGGAGGACGATCCGCAGCTGAATACGAGATTGCCTGTTCCGGGCTTGCATCCGGTTCGGATCATTGTGGACTCCCAACTGCGGCTCCCTCCATCATCGCGAGTTGTGCAAGACCGGTCCGCCAGGACCGTCGTGCTTGCGAGCGATCAAGCACCAGCTGAAAAGCAAGCTGAGCTGGAGCGGCTGGGCGTCGAGGTGCTGCGCTGCGGAGAAGGGCCGCGGGTAGACCTGGCGAAAGCAATGGATGCCCTCGGTCGGATGGAGATCGGCTCGATCTTGCTGGAAGGCGGGGGACGACTGAATGGCTCCATGCTGGAGCAGCAGCTGATTGACTATATCTATTTATTCTTCGCTCCAAAGCTGATTGGCGGGAACGGTCCGGGAAGCTTTGATTTTTCCGGCTTCGCCCGCATGCATGATGCGATCCGATTGGAGCAGCTGACTTGTACCGCTTTTGGCACGGACTTTTGTATTTCGGGGAAGCCGATCTACGGGAATCTATAA
- a CDS encoding spore germination protein: MDKGIFDVEQDREIVGMESKMPDDEETLSQEELDLKTSDDIHRRLEDNIRVLEEKAGLNKSFDVIFREMTFAGKRTGLFYYNGFADDLALVEVLKRLSYVKKEELQPHALESFYEELVAHIQVDKVSTMSEVMMKVMAGGSALFVENETEAIVIDAKTFPQRGPDESTTEKVVRGSRDGFIETLLTNVTLVRRRIRDPRLKLEIMKVGKRTQTDVCVSYINDIADLETVKSVKRKIQGANVDGLPLGEKQLEELLMERSWNPFPMVRYSERPDVIASHLLEGHIVVFVDTSPSAMIIPTTMFHLVQHAEEYRQTSFIGTYLRWVRFIGIMASIFLLPFWLLLVLQPELKPAGLGFIGPDKTGQLPIVMQIVLAEIGVDLMRLAAVHTPTPLATAMGLIAAILIGDIAVQTGLFVNEVILYMAAAAIGMFATPSYELGLANRIVRLGLVALVALFHVPGFVVGLTLTLILLAVQRSYNSPYLWPFLPFNGKALLSILFRRPIQEQKRRPSITKPVDSTRRPLH, from the coding sequence ATGGACAAAGGGATTTTCGACGTTGAGCAGGATCGGGAAATTGTCGGTATGGAAAGCAAAATGCCTGATGATGAAGAGACGCTGTCCCAGGAAGAGCTGGATCTGAAAACGAGCGATGATATTCATCGCCGATTGGAAGACAATATTCGGGTGCTTGAGGAGAAGGCGGGTCTGAACAAGAGCTTTGATGTGATATTTCGGGAAATGACCTTTGCGGGCAAAAGGACTGGACTGTTCTATTACAACGGCTTCGCTGACGACTTGGCTTTGGTGGAAGTATTGAAACGGCTTAGCTATGTAAAAAAAGAAGAGCTGCAGCCTCATGCGCTGGAAAGCTTCTATGAAGAGCTGGTTGCACATATTCAAGTAGACAAGGTATCCACCATGTCCGAAGTAATGATGAAGGTCATGGCGGGCGGGTCCGCTCTTTTCGTCGAAAATGAGACAGAAGCGATTGTGATCGATGCCAAAACATTCCCGCAGCGCGGACCGGATGAATCGACAACGGAGAAGGTGGTGCGCGGGTCCAGGGACGGGTTCATCGAAACGTTGCTGACGAACGTGACCCTTGTGCGGAGAAGAATTCGCGATCCGCGACTCAAGCTGGAGATCATGAAGGTCGGCAAGCGTACGCAAACGGACGTCTGTGTGTCTTATATTAACGATATAGCTGATTTGGAAACCGTCAAGTCTGTAAAAAGAAAAATTCAAGGGGCTAATGTGGATGGCTTGCCGCTCGGCGAGAAGCAGCTGGAAGAGCTGCTGATGGAGAGATCGTGGAATCCGTTCCCGATGGTACGGTATTCGGAAAGACCCGACGTCATTGCCAGTCATTTGCTCGAAGGGCATATTGTCGTGTTCGTGGACACTTCGCCAAGCGCCATGATTATCCCGACGACGATGTTTCATCTCGTCCAGCATGCGGAGGAATACCGGCAAACCTCATTTATCGGCACATACTTGCGATGGGTTCGCTTCATTGGCATCATGGCCTCGATATTTCTTCTTCCCTTCTGGCTGCTTCTGGTGCTCCAGCCTGAGCTGAAGCCGGCTGGCCTTGGCTTTATTGGTCCGGACAAGACTGGTCAGCTGCCTATCGTGATGCAAATTGTCTTAGCGGAAATCGGTGTCGATCTGATGCGGCTCGCGGCGGTACATACGCCAACGCCGCTGGCAACCGCCATGGGCTTGATTGCGGCCATCCTGATCGGGGATATTGCCGTGCAGACGGGGCTGTTCGTCAATGAGGTCATCCTGTATATGGCAGCTGCCGCCATCGGGATGTTTGCCACTCCTAGCTATGAGCTGGGATTAGCCAATCGGATCGTGCGCTTGGGGTTGGTCGCCTTGGTTGCGCTGTTCCACGTTCCCGGCTTCGTTGTAGGTTTAACGCTGACACTGATCCTGCTTGCCGTACAACGTTCTTACAACTCGCCGTATTTATGGCCATTCCTTCCGTTTAATGGAAAAGCGCTGCTGTCGATCCTGTTCCGCCGTCCGATTCAGGAGCAGAAGCGCCGGCCAAGCATTACGAAGCCGGTGGACAGTACCCGGAGGCCTTTGCACTAA
- the ribH gene encoding 6,7-dimethyl-8-ribityllumazine synthase, translating to MNPNRVYEGHLVSEGKRYGIVVGRFNEFISGKLLSGALDALKRHGAKDEEVEVAWVPGAFEIPLIAQKMAESGKYDAVIALGAVIRGSTPHFDYVCNEAAKGIAQVGLKSGVPTIFGILTTDTIEQAVERAGTKAGNKGWEAATTAIEMANLCQSLQS from the coding sequence ATGAATCCAAATCGAGTATACGAAGGACATTTAGTATCCGAAGGCAAGCGTTATGGCATTGTTGTTGGCCGGTTCAACGAATTTATTTCCGGAAAATTGCTGTCAGGCGCGTTAGACGCATTGAAGCGTCATGGCGCGAAGGACGAGGAAGTTGAGGTGGCCTGGGTTCCGGGCGCCTTCGAGATTCCGCTGATCGCCCAGAAGATGGCGGAATCCGGCAAATATGATGCGGTCATCGCGCTGGGCGCGGTTATTCGGGGATCTACTCCGCATTTCGACTACGTGTGCAACGAAGCTGCCAAAGGGATTGCGCAAGTCGGTCTGAAGAGCGGGGTGCCGACGATATTCGGTATTTTGACGACTGATACGATCGAGCAGGCGGTAGAGCGTGCCGGCACCAAAGCGGGCAACAAGGGCTGGGAAGCGGCAACGACCGCGATTGAGATGGCGAATCTTTGCCAATCGCTGCAAAGTTAA
- the sigF gene encoding RNA polymerase sporulation sigma factor SigF, with amino-acid sequence MEADLKQGSQTYLDDAEVKRLIALSQTGDTLARDTLVNCNIRLVWSVVQRFLNRGYEPEDLFQIGCIGLLKSVDKFDLSYDVKFSTYAVPMIIGEIQRFLRDDGTLKVSRSLKETANKIRKTKDELSKTLGRLPTVKEVAEALGITPEDVVFAQEANKPPSSIHETVFENDGDPITLMDQISDDSQDRWFDKLALSEAIESLSERERLIVYLRYFRDQTQSEVASRLGISQVQVSRLEKKILKSIKDQIAQ; translated from the coding sequence ATGGAAGCGGATTTGAAACAAGGATCCCAGACCTATTTGGACGATGCGGAGGTGAAGCGGCTGATCGCGCTCAGTCAGACCGGAGATACATTAGCGAGGGATACGCTGGTGAACTGCAATATCCGGCTGGTCTGGTCGGTCGTGCAGCGCTTCTTGAACCGCGGCTATGAACCGGAAGATTTGTTTCAGATCGGCTGCATCGGATTGTTGAAATCGGTGGACAAGTTTGATTTGTCTTATGACGTCAAGTTTTCCACTTATGCGGTGCCGATGATTATCGGCGAGATTCAGCGCTTCCTGCGAGATGACGGGACGCTGAAAGTGAGCCGTTCGTTGAAGGAAACGGCGAACAAAATCCGCAAAACGAAGGATGAGCTCTCGAAGACGCTCGGACGCCTGCCTACTGTCAAGGAGGTAGCGGAGGCGCTCGGGATTACGCCGGAGGATGTCGTGTTCGCGCAAGAAGCGAACAAGCCGCCGTCGTCCATCCATGAAACAGTGTTCGAGAATGACGGAGATCCGATCACGCTCATGGATCAGATTTCCGATGATTCCCAGGATCGGTGGTTCGATAAACTGGCCTTGTCCGAGGCGATCGAATCGTTGTCGGAACGGGAACGGCTCATCGTGTATCTTCGTTATTTCCGAGATCAGACACAGTCTGAGGTGGCAAGCCGATTGGGCATCTCTCAGGTTCAGGTGTCCCGTCTGGAGAAGAAAATATTGAAATCCATAAAAGACCAGATCGCTCAATGA
- a CDS encoding stage V sporulation protein AB produces the protein MAWLAAAFAMLLGLAGGLIVGSGLVALLTVLDIIPRLAQVACMYKHVDWLERAVVSGAFFWTVADFFDLTFGHFALGAVLVGLLQGIFVGMLAAALTEVLNVLPILSRRLRMEAYMMWFVIAMMAGKVVGSLFDWLVYQRL, from the coding sequence ATGGCCTGGCTCGCGGCTGCTTTCGCAATGCTGCTTGGCCTGGCAGGCGGACTGATTGTCGGCAGCGGACTGGTGGCGCTGCTGACAGTATTGGACATTATTCCGCGGCTGGCGCAAGTGGCTTGCATGTACAAGCATGTGGATTGGCTGGAACGGGCTGTAGTGTCCGGCGCTTTTTTTTGGACAGTGGCTGATTTCTTCGACCTTACTTTTGGTCATTTTGCACTCGGCGCCGTTCTCGTAGGATTGCTGCAAGGAATATTCGTCGGCATGCTGGCCGCCGCGCTGACAGAAGTGTTGAACGTGCTCCCCATCCTGTCGCGCAGATTGCGGATGGAAGCCTACATGATGTGGTTTGTCATTGCTATGATGGCGGGCAAAGTGGTGGGTTCGCTATTCGATTGGCTGGTTTATCAGCGATTGTAG
- the spoIIAA gene encoding anti-sigma F factor antagonist, which translates to MKLDVELERIRRTLIVRLKGELDHHTADMVRTRMEEAIEKEDIHDVIVSLKQLQFMDSSGLGVMIGRYKQITAKGGKMVVCDVNPAVHRLFEMSGLFKILTLSDNEEVALSSLEVVS; encoded by the coding sequence ATGAAACTGGATGTGGAATTGGAGCGTATCCGCCGTACCCTGATTGTGCGCTTGAAAGGGGAGCTGGACCACCATACGGCAGATATGGTCCGCACACGCATGGAAGAGGCCATCGAAAAAGAGGATATCCATGATGTGATCGTAAGTCTGAAGCAGCTGCAATTTATGGACAGCTCAGGATTGGGCGTAATGATTGGACGATATAAACAAATTACCGCGAAGGGCGGCAAAATGGTCGTCTGCGACGTCAATCCGGCTGTCCATCGCTTGTTTGAAATGTCGGGCCTGTTCAAAATTCTTACGTTGTCTGACAACGAAGAGGTCGCGCTTTCCAGTCTGGAGGTCGTATCATGA
- the spoIIAB gene encoding anti-sigma F factor, with product MNAKQSNHMTLKFASRSENEGFARVAVAAFVSQLDPTMEELTDIKTVVSEAVTNAIIHGYEDREDGEVTIRARIEGDLLFLSVEDEGLGIADLDTARQPLYTSKPELERSGMGFTIMENFMDEVDVFSQEGQGTKITMKKRIESKKALFN from the coding sequence ATGAATGCCAAGCAAAGCAATCACATGACACTGAAGTTTGCCAGCCGCTCTGAAAATGAAGGGTTTGCCCGCGTGGCTGTAGCGGCCTTCGTCTCGCAGCTGGATCCGACCATGGAGGAATTGACCGACATCAAGACCGTTGTTTCCGAGGCCGTCACGAACGCGATTATTCACGGTTATGAGGATCGGGAGGACGGAGAAGTGACCATCCGCGCACGCATAGAAGGAGACCTGCTCTTTTTGTCCGTTGAGGATGAAGGCTTGGGCATTGCCGATTTGGATACGGCCCGCCAGCCGTTGTACACCTCGAAGCCGGAACTGGAGCGCTCGGGTATGGGCTTTACCATTATGGAGAACTTCATGGATGAGGTAGATGTGTTCTCGCAAGAGGGACAAGGCACGAAAATCACCATGAAGAAGCGCATCGAATCCAAAAAAGCACTTTTTAATTAG
- the lysA gene encoding diaminopimelate decarboxylase gives MYLHGTSRINEAGRLEIGGCDTVELANRFGTPLYIMDEALIRQKSREYIEAFRKTGMRFQVAYASKAFCVMAMCRLAAEEGLSLDVVSDGELLTAMRAGFPPERIHFHGNNKSPDEIAMGIDAGIGCFVADNFVELEMLDAIAAEKGAVVKVLLRITPGIEVHTHEFITTGQEDSKFGFDLGSGAAMKAVEIAAGKANLELLGVHSHIGSQIFEMEGFRAAAEKVAKFASEARDKLNVVFPVINMGGGFGIRYVEGDTPLQVEEYVRVLTDAIKNEFASAQYPMPEVWIEPGRSLVGDAGWTLYTIGTQKEIPGVNKYVAVDGGMSDNIRPALYGAQHEAMLANRANDLPEEKVTIAGKACESGDKLIFDLMLPKAQPGDILAVSCTGAYSFAMSSNYNRIRRPAVVFVADGQADLVVKRESHDHMLANDVLPERFQVKGSQEGAAIR, from the coding sequence ATGTATTTACATGGAACTAGCAGAATTAACGAGGCGGGAAGACTGGAAATCGGCGGCTGCGATACAGTGGAGCTGGCGAACCGTTTCGGCACGCCCTTGTATATTATGGATGAAGCGTTAATCCGGCAGAAAAGCCGGGAATATATAGAAGCTTTTCGCAAGACGGGGATGCGTTTCCAGGTTGCCTATGCAAGCAAGGCGTTTTGCGTGATGGCGATGTGCAGGCTCGCTGCGGAAGAAGGTCTTTCGCTGGACGTTGTTTCGGACGGGGAATTGCTCACCGCGATGCGCGCAGGATTTCCGCCGGAGCGGATTCACTTCCATGGCAACAACAAGTCTCCAGACGAGATCGCCATGGGTATTGATGCGGGCATCGGCTGTTTCGTCGCGGACAATTTCGTCGAGCTTGAGATGCTGGACGCGATTGCGGCGGAGAAAGGCGCAGTCGTCAAGGTGCTGCTCCGGATTACGCCTGGCATTGAAGTGCATACGCATGAGTTTATCACGACTGGACAAGAGGATTCAAAGTTCGGCTTCGACCTGGGCAGCGGCGCCGCAATGAAGGCTGTGGAAATTGCTGCGGGCAAGGCGAATTTGGAGCTGCTTGGCGTCCACTCCCATATTGGCTCGCAAATTTTTGAGATGGAAGGGTTTCGGGCCGCGGCGGAGAAGGTGGCCAAATTTGCATCGGAAGCAAGGGATAAGTTGAATGTCGTCTTCCCGGTTATCAATATGGGCGGCGGGTTCGGCATTCGTTATGTCGAGGGGGACACACCGCTGCAAGTAGAGGAATATGTGCGGGTGCTGACGGATGCAATCAAGAACGAATTTGCCTCGGCGCAATATCCGATGCCGGAGGTGTGGATAGAGCCGGGAAGGAGCCTCGTCGGCGATGCTGGCTGGACGCTGTACACGATTGGCACGCAGAAGGAGATTCCCGGCGTGAACAAGTATGTGGCCGTCGATGGCGGAATGAGCGACAACATCCGGCCTGCTCTCTACGGTGCGCAGCATGAAGCGATGCTGGCCAACCGTGCGAACGATTTGCCTGAGGAAAAGGTAACCATAGCGGGCAAAGCTTGCGAAAGCGGCGATAAGCTGATCTTCGACTTGATGCTGCCGAAGGCGCAGCCAGGGGACATTCTAGCTGTTTCCTGTACGGGTGCATACAGCTTCGCCATGTCCAGCAATTACAACCGCATTCGCCGGCCGGCAGTCGTCTTCGTGGCTGACGGTCAGGCCGACTTGGTCGTGAAGCGCGAATCCCATGACCATATGCTGGCGAACGATGTGCTGCCGGAGCGCTTTCAAGTCAAGGGCTCTCAGGAAGGGGCAGCGATTCGTTAG
- the ribE gene encoding riboflavin synthase: MFTGIIEEIGRLEAVRRQGETLVVHLAASKVTGDVKLGDSIAVNGVCLTVVSFSERAFSADVMPETYRKTNLHELKIGEPVNLERAMSGKDRFGGHLVQGHVDGVGLILERRREQNAEVYRIKPDNPDLFRTIIPKGSIAIDGISLTVVEADGETLTVSIIPHTLEQTVLQYKQPGARVNLETDVIGKYVAHLLQLGAPASTGAPKRELTESLLREHGFA, translated from the coding sequence ATGTTCACTGGAATCATTGAAGAGATAGGCCGCCTGGAAGCGGTAAGGCGCCAAGGCGAAACGCTTGTTGTCCATCTGGCTGCTTCCAAAGTGACAGGCGATGTGAAATTGGGAGACAGCATCGCAGTCAACGGCGTCTGCCTAACGGTTGTCTCGTTCTCGGAGCGCGCCTTTAGTGCAGATGTTATGCCGGAGACATATCGAAAGACGAACCTGCACGAGTTGAAAATTGGCGAGCCGGTCAATTTGGAGAGGGCTATGTCCGGAAAGGATCGCTTTGGCGGCCACCTGGTGCAAGGGCATGTGGATGGCGTCGGATTAATCTTGGAGCGTAGGCGTGAGCAGAATGCAGAGGTATATCGCATTAAGCCGGACAATCCCGACTTGTTCCGCACGATTATCCCTAAAGGCTCCATTGCCATTGACGGCATTAGCTTGACGGTGGTGGAGGCCGATGGCGAGACGCTGACAGTCTCGATCATTCCGCACACATTGGAGCAAACGGTGCTGCAATACAAGCAGCCGGGAGCGCGAGTCAATCTGGAAACCGATGTCATTGGGAAGTATGTGGCGCATTTGCTGCAGCTGGGGGCGCCCGCTTCAACAGGTGCGCCCAAGAGGGAATTGACCGAGTCGTTGCTGAGAGAACACGGGTTTGCGTGA
- a CDS encoding peptidylprolyl isomerase, giving the protein MAKQVKMKLENGGEVVIDLFEEDAPNTVANFEKLANDGFYDNLTFHRVIPGFVAQGGCPNGNGMGGPGYTINCEINPNKHERGSLAMAHAGRNTGGSQFYICYQPQPHLDGQHTVFGQVVKGMEFVDVLKNGDKMAEVKVVEV; this is encoded by the coding sequence ATGGCTAAACAAGTGAAGATGAAATTGGAGAACGGCGGCGAGGTCGTCATTGATTTATTCGAAGAAGATGCGCCGAACACCGTGGCCAATTTCGAGAAACTCGCGAACGACGGCTTCTACGATAATTTGACCTTTCACCGGGTTATTCCGGGATTTGTAGCGCAAGGAGGCTGCCCGAACGGCAATGGGATGGGCGGGCCTGGCTATACGATCAACTGCGAGATCAACCCGAACAAGCATGAGCGGGGATCGCTTGCGATGGCGCACGCAGGACGCAATACGGGCGGCAGCCAGTTTTATATTTGCTACCAGCCGCAGCCGCATCTGGATGGCCAGCATACGGTATTCGGCCAAGTAGTCAAAGGCATGGAGTTCGTCGACGTGCTGAAAAATGGCGATAAGATGGCCGAAGTCAAAGTCGTGGAAGTGTGA